A genomic stretch from Mycobacterium malmoense includes:
- a CDS encoding zinc-binding metallopeptidase family protein, producing MRDFHCPNCAQRLAFENSACLSCGSSLGFSLDQMALLVIAEGEAGEHAGAVAADDFQLCANLYLAECNWLVPVDLPGGLCTSCALTLERPNDTDTDGLAAFARAEAAKRRLIAELHELKLPIVGRDRDPDYGLGFRLLSSAHEKVLTGHDNGVITLDLAEGDDVHREQLRVEMDEPYRTLLGHFRHEVGHYYFYRLISGSGDYLARFNELFGDPDADYQEALDRHYRDGAPEGWRESFVSSYATMHPAEDWAETFAHYLHIRDTLDTSAWCGLAPASATFDRPALGPSAFQTIIEMWLPLSWSLNMVNRSMGHDDLYPFVLPVAVLDKMRFIHTVIDEVTSGSRGPAAVAG from the coding sequence ATGCGTGACTTCCACTGTCCCAACTGCGCCCAGCGCCTGGCGTTCGAGAACTCGGCCTGCCTGTCGTGCGGCAGCTCGCTGGGGTTTTCCCTCGACCAGATGGCCCTCCTGGTGATCGCGGAGGGAGAAGCCGGCGAGCACGCCGGCGCCGTGGCTGCCGACGACTTTCAACTATGCGCCAATCTCTATCTGGCCGAATGCAATTGGCTGGTCCCCGTTGATCTGCCCGGCGGGCTGTGCACGTCGTGCGCGCTCACCTTGGAGCGCCCGAACGATACGGACACCGACGGCCTGGCGGCCTTCGCCCGGGCCGAGGCGGCCAAGCGGCGGCTGATCGCCGAGCTGCACGAGCTGAAGTTGCCGATCGTCGGCCGTGACCGGGATCCGGACTACGGGTTGGGATTTCGCCTGCTGTCCAGTGCGCACGAGAAAGTGCTGACCGGCCACGACAACGGAGTCATCACACTGGATTTGGCCGAGGGCGACGACGTTCATCGCGAGCAGTTGCGGGTCGAGATGGACGAGCCGTACCGGACGTTGCTTGGGCACTTTCGCCACGAGGTCGGGCACTACTACTTTTATCGGCTGATTAGTGGGTCCGGCGACTACCTGGCGCGGTTCAACGAGCTGTTTGGCGATCCCGATGCCGATTATCAGGAGGCGCTGGATCGGCATTATCGTGACGGGGCGCCGGAGGGTTGGCGGGAAAGCTTCGTGTCGTCGTATGCGACGATGCATCCCGCCGAGGATTGGGCCGAGACGTTCGCCCACTATCTGCACATCCGTGACACCCTGGACACGTCGGCGTGGTGTGGTCTGGCGCCGGCGTCGGCGACGTTTGATCGGCCGGCTTTGGGCCCCAGTGCTTTTCAGACGATTATCGAGATGTGGTTGCCGTTGTCGTGGTCGTTGAACATGGTGAACCGGTCGATGGGTCACGATGATCTGTATCCGTTTGTGTTGCCGGTGGCGGTGTTGGACAAGATGCGGTTCATCCATACCGTGATCGACGAGGTGACCTCGGGATCGAGGGGTCCTGCCGCGGTCGCGGGCTAG